A segment of the Salvelinus namaycush isolate Seneca chromosome 3, SaNama_1.0, whole genome shotgun sequence genome:
GCACATGTCTGTTTGTATGGTGTAGTGTATGTATATTGGTGTCATATAGTTGCCTATTGTTCCTTACAGATCAAGACTTACCCCCGTACCATTGCCACCTCTGTCCGCTCCAAAGACGAGCGCAGGAAGCTCAAAAGGGAGGAAGTGAAGGATAGGAAGAAAAGGGTCAGTAGACTCTCTTTTAGTTAATCTTATACATCACTCCATCCCTTCCTcatttctctcactctcccatCGAACCGACCTGTCACTCTTCTGGCCCATGCAGGAGAAGGAGCAGAAGCATGAGCAGCTGAAGCAGCTGAAGAACCTGAAGCGTAATGAGATCATGCAGAAGCTGCGGCGGCTGCAGGAGCTGACAGGCAACGAGCAGCTGGCCTCCAGTCAGGTGGACCTGGAGGGAGACTTTGACCCCCAGCAGCATGACCAGCTCATGCAGGTGACCACTCACACACCTCAAGAAGAGAAACAGATTGTAAATAAAAAGACACTCCTCTTATTGTCTCTCCCTGTATTTTTTTCTTTTTCCAGAAATTCTTTGGTGATGAATATTATGGAGAGGAAGGGGGGGAGAAGCCCCAGTTTGAAGTTGAAGAGCTAGAGGGTGGTAAGTCCCTCGTTGCTGATTTTATTATCTCAAGTAGAATTTAATACTTTAGAATCGGTGGCATTGTAATAAGGTAGCTTTCTCTGTCCTGCAGAACACTGGGACACATGGACAGGAGAGGGTGGAGAAAAGGAATATGGTGGTGAAGAAGAGGAGCATGAAGGAGAAGAGTATGACCAGCCAAACTGTGAAGATCCAGATTTTATTGTGAGTTCCTCTAATATGATCATCACTTCAGCATTGCCTGCAGACCTTCAGAAACACGTTTAGTGGAGGCTAGTCAGAAATAAAGGTCTCGTTGATGTTGGCGATAGTCAGGCCTTTGAGATTGTATGTGACTCACTCATCTGAACTCTCACTTGACCAGATGGATGCAGACTATGATCCCAGTCAGCCAAGCACCTCCAAGAAGCAGAAGAAAAAGGAGAAGATGAAGGTGGATGCCCCGCTGATgggaaagaagagaaagaagtCTCATTTTGCTGAGGTCATTACCCAAAACAAGCCTGTGTTTGACCCCCGTAAGTCTCAGGAGGTTCAGCGCCATGAATCTTGGGTTATTTTCCATAACCTTTTAGATTCTGTTCGATGTACTATAGATATTGAGACTGAATGCTCTTTCATGCATCCATCGTTTATATGTGTTTCAGAGGAGAAGTCCTTTGAGCAGTACCTGGACGAGTACTATAAGCTGGACTATGAGGACATCATAGACGACATCCCCTGCAGGTTTCGCTACAGGCAAGTCCTGGCCAATGACTTTGGCTTGTCCACTGACGAGGTGAGACTGGGAGCTCTAGTTCCTACTAGGTTgtctcagggttggggtcaattcaggaagtacactaaAATTCAAATTCTTTCCCATGCTTTTCAATTAGAAAATATTGGAGTTTGGTTAACTTTTTTAGTTGTCTGGAATTGAAATATAATTGACCCCCCCAACCCTGGGTTGTGCTATAGTGTTGTACTGTACAGACCCTGAGTCCTGCACTGATGAGCTGAGATGTGGCTGACCTGGTATTGCCACCCTCCGGGGACGGCTCTGACCAGGGCATGACTTCAGTTAATCTTCTCTCTGAGCAGACGAGGATGAGGAGACAGAATGATAGTGCATACAAGCATTTCTCTTTCTGAGTTATCAACTTGCTTGGAGCCTTATCTGCACAAATTAGGTTTAAAGTCATTTCTGTGGATTTAGCTTCTATGTTTAAAGTGGCTGTATGAATATGTTACTATTACAGAAAGTAACTTGTTCTTCCCTCAGATCCTGGGAGCAGATGAGAAAGAGCTGAACCGCTGGGCCTCGCTAAAGAAGACCTGCATGTTCAGGTACTGAACCTGGTCTCAAAACAGTAGGCATTTACTAATCAGCTACTAATGGGGAAAATGGCCTTTCAGATTTTTCCTTTTCTATTTTTTTCTTCAATCTCTTTTTCAGGTCTGACAAGGAAGAGATGAGTGATTTGCAGAACTACAAAATCAAAggacaaaatgtgaagaaaaagatAGAAGTCTTGAACTCTTTCTATGCTGAGTGAGTATTCTACCATATGCAGATTTAGAGAACATATTCTGCCAGAAAACTGAATTATCATCATTGACCAATTTGTGCACATATTTCCTTGCAGGGAGGACAAAGCAGAGGGCAAGACCAAAGTGGGTAAGAAGAGAAGAGACAGGATGAAGAATGCAGAGAAGGATGACAAGGATCTGGAGGATGATGATgaggctggacccagtcaggaaAGCTCTGCATTGGACTCTGGTGAGGGGATGGTAGTCCAGGCACTGAGAGAGGCAGGAGACCAGGAAGAGGAGTTCCTGGTACCCAAATCCAAgaagttgaaactggagcaggaAACAGTTGCTACCACTCAGGAGACTGCCAACACAAGGACTGAAAGGCCAAAATTGCCCAAGAAGAAAAACAGGCACCCAGGAAGCCGCCTCATGTCGGGGAAGGGGCCCTTCAGGGTGAAAATGGGTGGGCGAGAGTTCAGCGGACAGAGACTGAAGGCCTATGGACTGAATCCCAAGAGACTGCACTTCAGGCAGCTTGGCAGGCAGAAACGAAAGGCTCAAGAGAAGACTGAGAAGCAACGGAtcaaggagtgagggagagaacgGCACCATCATGATTTATTTCCCCTTATATTTTTGTGGTTTGCGGAGAATGGTTGGTAAAGTGACAAGCTGCACAATATAAATGGACCAGAGAACAGTATGGTTCCTAATAAATCAAAGTTGAATGAGCTTACAATAGCATTGGCACTGATAGTTGCCATTCCTGCTATTTTTCTGAGGGCCGCTTAGAattgtatattttgtattttattcctGAAAACTCAGATCAGCTTGAACAACTTGGAAAATGGTTCCCTAAAATGTACAAATTTTGTCCAGAAATAACCTCTGGAGGTACAGTGAGTCTACCTATCTCACCGCACAACCGCAGTTCCATCGAAGAGAGTATGTATACTATAAATCattggttcccaaccaggggtacttggcctatccacggGGTATTTGAGAATAGACCATAggcttactggtaaaatgcacacgAGGGGGTATTCCGGGCAgtgcaaaattcagttggtggcacAGTAATCGAAAacggttgggaaccactgccttaCATTGTTCGTCTAACGAAAATTAAACTCCGTGGGTCCATCAGGTTCCATTGCACGATTTATTTTACACAATCTCATGACATTGTCACCCCCATGTGTATCTAGCCAATCACAACGCTGGATATTTTTGGCGCTTTCTATTTGATATTTTCAATTGTAGGCATCTACTTATTGTGTATGTGAATAAATACTTTACATTTGTCCTGtaatttagtttttttgtttAGAATCAAAAATTCTGTCAGGCACTTTCGCTGGCACCTCATGTAAGTGCGCGCGTTCGCAGGACAACTTTGAATTACGGAAACGACTGAAGTGAACCAAAACTGTCAGTGAACTGTTTACAATCGGCAAAACACGGCAAGTTAATGCTTGTTGTACAACTTTCTAAACGTATCTAATTAAGATGTTAGTAACAGTAGCTGTCAGAGGGTCTGGGCATTAAAGTTGACTGCTGTTTCCAAACAAGAGCCTCtgcagctaacgttagttagacATAGCATTTGATTTTGTTGACCGTAGGCAGCAAACAATTTTTGTGGCTAGTCTGCTCTAGAACAGGCAGTCATTTATTATCTATTTCTACTCAAATATTCCACAGAAAAGACGTGTCACCATGCTTCAGGACGTTATGGACACGGGAGAGTCGATGGTCAAAATACTGAAAAGCAGCAAAGCTGACGATGAATTAAGAAAAGTGAGAGAAAAACAGCAGTCTTTCTTTGAGCGACACTTGGACACGAAGAAAACCATCACACTGGTGTTAAACGGTAAGGAAAAATAATTAACTTGTAGATCCTATCATATGATAACTTTCTTTCCATGCCTTCAAGATATATAGCCTAATCTTGATCGCCATTGTCCTCAGGTGTAGTTCAGTGTGAGGATGAGGCGAGCCAGAAACTGCTGGACATGGAGGGGCAGAAGATCCAGGCAGAGCGGGAACTGGACAGCCTGGAGCAGGAGCTGCAGCAGTGTACAGCAAGGAGCCAGAACATGGACTCAGAACTACAGTATCCTTCACCCAGTCATGCTCTGTCTCTATACAGAACAAGTTCTAAATGTACTGCAACTGGTGCTCTCAAAAGTGCACATGAATGCTGTGTTGCCCAGATAATACATATAGGGAGCAGTCACATTCTACCTTGAGCTTGTCCATTGCTGCAGGCTGACCAGGCTGCCATCCATTGTTGAAAGTATTTTGAGATTTCAGTTTATATGCCATACAGTGAGTATGCAGAGGATCCTCCCGGTGACTAGCGCTGAAGTGTGTTAAAATATGCAACAACACCTTTAAATCAGCTGTTTTCACGAAAGAGAAATCCATGcacacattaaaaaaaaatatatatatattttttttttaactacatAGATTTGATATACTACCTAAATGTTTTTATCACGTTACACTTATTTTGGGACTCCACCCTTGTAAACGTAATTTGCCTGATGACATACTAGTGGACAAGGATTCTTATTTAATACAAGTGCATTTGTTTCCTCAACTCCGCTCCTcaattacctttgacctttttcaaaatcAGGCAAGGAGAGGTTGGAGTTGAGGAGTAGTAGAGGATGGAGTTGAGGAAACGAGGAGTCGAACAGcaccaattgagattctccccgtGTTGGTTTCCTTGACCTGTTCCTCAGGTTCCTGCAGAGGGAGCTGGAGAGTCTGCGTGACTCGGAGCAGGAGCTGCAGACCCTGCAGCAGGAGGTTGATGATGACACTACAGAGGTCATCCCATCAGCCATGTGAGTAGGACTAACAGCATACTGAAATAATCACTCCCAACACCACACGAGCCCACCACACTAAACCATGATAGTCGGTGAGCATTGATCTCACATCATGAACAGCATGGTGCAACTTGACAAACTGTTCATTCTGCAGATACGTGGCCCAGTTGTACCACAAGGTGACCAAGATCAAGTGGGAGTATGACACGGAGCCACACATTCTGAGAGGAGGTATTTGTCACTGCATAACTGTTTTTCCATCAGAGAGTCACAAATGTGGAATTCTTGTTTAATGGCTGGCTGATGTGGGTTTTGGTTGCGTTTAACTAAAGTTTGAGTGTACTTTAATCCCTTTCAGTTCACTATGGAGCTGACCTGGCCACACCAATCAACATAGACACCTCTGTGCGGTCTCGGTGTTCAGTCAGTGATGAGCTGTGGAACTTTGTCAGCACTGAATGGTAGAAGAGATCAAAGTAAAGTTGCCATATCTGTCCAGTAGTTGTTTGTCCTGTAGTTGGATTGTCtgtggtgtttgtgttgtgtgttgtaatacatttattttaaactAAGATTGTATTCCTATTGTTGGTATTGCCTTCCATGACATTTTGTTATATTGAATAAAGCAGTTTTTCTAAACATCACATTTCCTAGAATACTTATTTGGGTAGTAACCTATAACCCTAGCTTTTATTTGTATCTACTTTCACCATAGTCAATATGATTTTTATAAAGGCTATTTTCTCCCAATAGGTGTCATTGCAAGCCCACTGCTTTTTGATACAGTACTGAAATTACTGTATTGAAAAGTTGGGTGCTGCTCACCTTTTTTAATGCAATAAATGTCCAATTTGAAGGTGTGCTTATGCAACAGACAGTATTCTGGACTGAATTGCagcaataaaaaataataatttgcaaAGTTTGAGAGTTTCTGGAATGGTAACTGTTATTCATGGTAAATGCTATTCCTGCATGGGCTTTCCATGTCTAAAGCAAGGAGGATGCGCAATTGGCTAGTGTTTCTGAGATTTTGGTTGAATAAAAAGATAATTGTAACTGCTGCAGTAATAATGTGTTGCTGTTAGTTGTCAACCCATTGAATTTTCCTAATGAACATCTGTTAGCCTAAAAGCCCAAGGGATAAAATAATTGGCAGGGCAGAAAGCCTGACATGAGTTATTgtggagatgatttcattttaGAGCAACTGTATTTATTAAATTTGTGGCCAGCCCAAACTTGACCCACTTGCAAAAGTCCAAGTTGACAAAGTGAGTTCAACCATTTATGGTTGAGAGGACTTGTTTCTAGTTTTGAATGGAAAAGGGCAGTTTTTTGCTCACACACAATTTATGCAAATCTTACCATTAATCTTCATTGCACGTCCCACACGTTTTGTAAATTAGTAATTTTATTGCCGATGCTTAGGTAGGTTTCTGCCAGTGTagcatgtggtgagtagttgattTGGTACAGGGCGGGGGACAGGTTTCGTTTGGATCTCAACTCGTGTAACCTCGTCAGCTGGTGGTTTCTTGTTGATAATCTTACTGGAAACGGGGCGTCAAGTCTATTGTCCCCAATGACTGCTGCCTTCTCTCTGTGTTACCACAAGCGCATGCCTTCTTCTTGGGTGGTTGCTTGTGGTATGGATTTGGTGCACTGTGGGTCATGTTGGGGGTTTgtcgtgtgtgcttgtgtgttttaTTCAATAACTTCAGCATCAatcagacatttacattttattgtgatatacagtacattgTTTCTTTGGCATCTGTCTCTGCTCTATCGTGGGAAACTACACCTTGGTGTATATGTATATTTTGTAGACTGTTCCATCTTCTAAAATTAATTAAGTTGACATATGCTTATCAGTGTTTATGCACTTTTCAGTGTTGAAGTATATGGTATGTGGTGACTATAGGTCAAAGCCTTTTATAGCTGGTGGATGATGGGAGTGTTAGCTTCCTGTGAAAGATCTGAAACATCGCTCTCACCACAT
Coding sequences within it:
- the LOC120038866 gene encoding protein KRI1 homolog, coding for MSGNSDFKINSNFAEKYDKYRQKEELQRLKDKYGDQADESESGSESDDDSEVELDPKVERDFYRTLSLLKKKDPKIYQTDATFYTVEDASIGDDAQPSTSKKTTEKPMYLKDYERKVILERGGKYEDDDDEESDDEEAAKRRERAASPSYIQEQRELKESFRKFIQDSDEEGSEEDFQLLKRRSKTQEEKDKEEEDYVDWLKGQAELGVLEEVQDMKYLRDYWNDPELDEEECFLRDFVLNKGYMEKDDVDRIPSYDEVVNDDVEDSEEDGESFLERQEDFERHYNFRFEEPDAQKIKTYPRTIATSVRSKDERRKLKREEVKDRKKREKEQKHEQLKQLKNLKRNEIMQKLRRLQELTGNEQLASSQVDLEGDFDPQQHDQLMQKFFGDEYYGEEGGEKPQFEVEELEGEHWDTWTGEGGEKEYGGEEEEHEGEEYDQPNCEDPDFIMDADYDPSQPSTSKKQKKKEKMKVDAPLMGKKRKKSHFAEVITQNKPVFDPQEKSFEQYLDEYYKLDYEDIIDDIPCRFRYRQVLANDFGLSTDEILGADEKELNRWASLKKTCMFRSDKEEMSDLQNYKIKGQNVKKKIEVLNSFYAEEDKAEGKTKVGKKRRDRMKNAEKDDKDLEDDDEAGPSQESSALDSGEGMVVQALREAGDQEEEFLVPKSKKLKLEQETVATTQETANTRTERPKLPKKKNRHPGSRLMSGKGPFRVKMGGREFSGQRLKAYGLNPKRLHFRQLGRQKRKAQEKTEKQRIKE
- the LOC120038887 gene encoding kinetochore protein Spc24-like, whose protein sequence is MLQDVMDTGESMVKILKSSKADDELRKVREKQQSFFERHLDTKKTITLVLNGVVQCEDEASQKLLDMEGQKIQAERELDSLEQELQQCTARSQNMDSELQFLQRELESLRDSEQELQTLQQEVDDDTTEVIPSAIYVAQLYHKVTKIKWEYDTEPHILRGVHYGADLATPINIDTSVRSRCSVSDELWNFVSTEW